The region TCGTGGGGCGTGCTGGAGTCCGGCCGGTACGACGCCCTGCTGTACGGGCGGTACTTCACCAGCAACCCAGATCTGGTGGAGAGGTTGAGGACGGGCACGCCTTTTGCCCCGTACGATCGTAGTAGATTTTATGGGCCGTTTGAGGATAACCGGATTTGTTATACGGACTACCCGCCGGCTACGGGGCACACAGATATTCGGATCGAGATTCAACAGTGAGGATTGCAGAGCGCTTCTGTCGATCATTAGGATATATATCTTTATTCATCTTGGTCCATGGTGGCCTGCCAGGGTACTAGGATTGAGCTAAAGTATATCGTGAGTTGCGGGAGAGGTAAACTAGAAAAGAACTGTTTGCCTGCGGCAACATCACCTCCTAAGAATACCTGGCAAACTCTTTGGGCTATGTACACAGAATACAATAAATACGCCAGCCTATTCCCTCAATGGGTACCTACGTATAGTTGGACTAGTCACAAGTGGAGTATTATACATacaaaggaaggaaagagaggttTGTACTAACATTATCTAGCCATATTGCCTAGATGTATCTTTCAACACTATATTTTTGAGGATATCATATAATAGCATAACTATAAGGAACCTCTCATAGATTATAAGGAAAGCTTACCGGTATGAACAATATCAAGAGAACAATCGGGGCGTTCGGTGCTCAAGCTACATGCCTTGATCCATAGCTCTAGCTCAACCATGATCGAATTCAAAGAAGCTGGTGTATACTAACCGAACCGGTTGCTTTCCCGTATTAGGTAGTCAGGATACGATTGTACCTCTCATCCACGAGAGCGTCCTCAAAGCATCGGTCTTCCAGTTCTCGCTGAGACTACAACACCACTATCGCTACTACAACGCCTCGGACGCACCGATACATTCAATCATATCTCCATCTTAAGTGGATTCCTAGCAGCGCGGTTCTCACTGGATATGTTCATCCAGACAGCACAGAGCTGACCGTTGCAGAAGACTTCGAGTCTTGAGACCCGGCTAATTCTGTGTGCACGATGATAAATCCAAAGAAGGAGATATACAGTCGTCAGGGTCAGAAAGAAGCATAGGGTTGAGGAGCCTGTTCGATGTAATAAGTCTCCATAACTTGCGGCAGCACCCCGATTGCGAGTGCATTCATGGTATTGCCAGCGTCATCACTCGCCGAGCCAATATCCCACGTCTGTTGACATTGCGTAAATTGTCTGCATTATTGTGGTTTACTAAAGTCCCGGGTTAAGTATCTGCTTGAATATAGCCTTGTATACTTAACGGCTGCGAGGCAGTGTTAAGTGGTGCTGTGCAGATCTGGTGATAGGATTCATGTTTCTGCCTGAGGCACAAACGCATTTGCCGCTAACGCTGAATAGGTATAGcgtgttgctgctgagacgcATGGAAATGGGTATGAACACTTAACTAACATCTGTGGACTGGGGTAATTGATGTCCAGCCCACTTCAACCTACCGGCCCAGGCAAATTTCACCAGCAAGTTACGGCCACTGCCTGATGACAGGGAGGGCTCCGTCTTCGACGACCGCCGGCGCCCGCTCCTTTCGCGTTCGCGCGGTATGGATTCATTCCACTACGCTGCTCTCCTGAACTGACCATCGCAGTGTGATAATTGCCGAGTCCGCAAGGTATCTATTGCAGCTAACAATGACAGTCACTTTGCTGACGATGGAGCACCCAGATAAAATGCGATAAAACGATTCCATGTTCCAGCTGCAATGTGCTAGGCATCGTATGCAGCGCGGGAGGAGCGCCCGCTCACGTGCCTGCTATTGCTACCACCACGGCCCCAACACCGTCGCGGGTCCAGAGTGACGAGTAGTAAGTGCGGCAATGACACTTCGCTGCGATCTGCTGATAGGAGAACAGTGAGCAGAGGTTTCAGACAATCCAGGAGCAACTCAATTCAATCCAGCAGACGCTCGCACAGATCGCAAGGCCGTCTCCAGTGCCAGGTGTATCTTCAGCTCCAACTTCAAATTTGGCTCCGACCCTGacaccagctccagctccagctgcagctccggCATTGACGGTGTCCAGTACTCCTGTGTCGTCTCGTCAGACGGTTCCTCCATTTGAAGGGCAGTCCTCGTTCCACCACGAGACCCTTGTCGCTAGGGAGGCGGCGCTCTCTGCTGTTGTGGCAGCCCGCGGGGGAGAGCTCAATGACCAGGTCTCTTCTGCGTTGTCGTCTTTGAAGGACAGTCTGGATAGCCATTCCCCTTCCCCCGCGCAAGCGACCTCTGAAGCAGCGCGGGCTCAAGAGCCATTGCTCCCTGTGGATCTTGTCGTTGCCGTTGTAAAGAAAGTGAAGGGTATGCAGTCGATGCGTATTTTGTAGTTTAACGCTGACTGATGTTATTGCAGCACGGCCTCCATTTTTCCTCGTCAGTCAGTCATGGAAAGATACCCGGCAGCTTGAATCGCTCTGCCAATCGATCTACTTCCCGCTCGAACAAATCCCGTCGGGTTCCACGACATTGCTTCACGGTTTAATGTATTTTGTTGTTCGCGACTATTTGCATGAAGGAGATCCTGATCTTGCGCACTTCGACCTTTCTTCTAGCAAATTATTCTGTGAGCGACACTTCTCCGCGGGGCTGGATCACCCGCAGATGCTGTCTGATCCAACATTAGAAAAGGTCCAAGCCTTGCTGATTGGAGTATGACCCCTTTCCCTCTTGCGTATCGTCACAGCAATTAATGGTGCAGATCATCAAAGCCCAAGAAGAGTCTAACATCCAGCGCTGCTGGACCTACCTCTCTCTCGCGTTCAACATGTGCCAAACGCTGGGGCTTCACCGGAATGCAACCACCCTCACCGATCCCGCTCCGCTGGCGAACTCCAAGCGCCACGCCTTCTGGGCCCTGTATACGATTGACAAGAACGTTTCGCTTAACATCGGTGTGACCTCGCACTTTCAGGACCACGATATTGACACGGCGCTGTATACTCCGTCGACGGATGAAAAACAGCAGGCATGGGATTTGATCAATCTCATGACCGTTGAGTTCGCAACTATCCAGGGAAACGTCTATGACAGACTCTATTCAGTTTCCGCGATGCGAATGactgagcaggagaagatggaaagCATTCGGGGTCTTTCAACGGACCTCATGGCCGTTCGTGGTCGATTACTTGCGGTACGCAATTACCCCCAAAGTTACGAATAAGTTTGTGGCACTAATCGTGTATTGTGCTATAGATTGAAGTCAGTCCGGACCTTCTCTACTCCGACTCGCTTCATGGCATGACCGCCTGCGCAGACTTTATAGCCTACTCTGTCTTGACGGTGATCTACCGCGCCCAAACACAGACACAAGGACAACCCCGCCCATCCGCACTGGCCATATCCTCCCAGTGCTATGAAGCCGCCTGTCTAGCCCTCCACAGTCACCTCAAAGCGATAACATACTTCAGAGATCGGAAGGCTCACAAACAGGCAGAATATGTGAATTCGTATGTCCTCGAAACTCCCGACTTTCTATTGAGCAAGCTAACTGggcttgatgctgaaggataTTGCTCTACCCGTCCTTCACCCCATTCATCATTGTCTTTACGCACGCAATCACAACATCTTCGACCAccgatcttcgtcttctgcaaGAGACTGTCCACAGTCTCGACCTAATCAAGGGTGTCTCGCGCGGCTCCGCACATCTCCACTCCATCTGTGCGAGCTTTGCACGTGCTGCGCAGGTCCTCGTTACTTCGGGACAGGCACTTACCGGTCTTGCTGCTAATCAGGATGGAAGCCTCGTCATGTCTATGCCAACCACTGCGGCTTCGGATGAGGGGACAGGCACAGGGTCAGGGGTAGGTGATATCGCGTTACCGGATCTAAGCTGGCCCGAAGATTTGTTTGAACAACAGATTGGTGCCGAAGGACAGGGACACGGCGAGTTTGATATTGACATTGGAATGTTCCTGAATGATTTCATTGGCACCGGACGGTCAGCTGTCGAAATTTTGAGGGGCGGGGTtgggggaggagggcgatTTGGCTAGCTCAACAAGCAGAGAAGCGAAACGGAACGCAGTAACTGTGTTAATTAGCATATTACAAGACGGCCACTTACGCTTGGTCTTGAAAAGTCATTGTTGCGGTAATATATTTGGGGTGGATGTTTGTGTTGCCTGCGAACAGACACAGAAAAAGGCTTAATGACTAATGGATTGTCGGACGAGAATCATGCTCTGACTAGCATTACAATTGCCTGAGGgcaaagaaggagaggatcAAACAGGCTGAAACAAGAGGACTGGTATGGATGGCGCTGTGGACGGGTATAGCTACCTCGTTTCTGAGCAATTCTGTTTGGTAGATGGTCACACTCGAAACTGCTAGGTAGGTAGACTTCACTGACTTTCTGTCAACCGTCTGCCATACATATAAGGCAGAATAAGGTCAATGAACAACAAGCTTTGCAACCTCGTCCAACTGTGTGAGTACCCAATGTCTCCCTAGTAGCTCATTGTGCGCATAACCCCAATAGCGATGAGAAGCCAAGAGTTCCAGCTTCAGACAGAGATACTCCCAGTCCAGCGTCTGTTCCCTCAAACCCTTTACTTCATGGAAGAAGTTACTGGGGATCCTCGAGCGCCAATACGCATCACCGAAATACAACCCCATTGCCTCCTGGGTTGCGACAACATCGGAGGACGACAGGCGGTTTGCAATCAGATATAGGATCTCCGTGGGGAGAAGGTCCAATCTCAGGTACGTATTATTGGATTGCCTGTCGATAAGTAGCCTCGCGCGTGTTCTTCGGCGGGCGTGGCGGATCATACACAAGACGCGGGGGCTATAGAACGGGTCTGAAATTGTCAGAATCTCAACATCCGCTTAAGATCTCGTTTGGTTTTGCTTATAGGCGCTCATAAGCAAGGGAGGATACTCACCTCCTTTTTTGAGCCCGACAGCCGACGCCTTTTCGTGGAGTTTCATCCCGGCTGGACGGAGGGGCGTCTTCCACTGCCAGTCCCTTACGCTCTTGCGCCGCAAAGCTTCCATAATAAGACGTATATCGCCGTTGGTAAGGGCCCAGATCTTGTGGTTTAGAAGGACTTGCCAGCAGCGAGCATGAATTACAAGGCCCCTTAGCCTGTCTTGCTTCAGGGCATGGCCTACCCCAGCTGCGCTTGCCTCGTCCCTGAGGGCTGTAGCACAGAGGGCTTTATCAATGTGGCCTTTCTTGGACTGAATAATGCCTGAGTTCTCATCCCAGGGCACTTGGAGTGTGTAAAAGGCGTAGTCATGTTGGACAAAGTAGGATATGCCAGAGAGGCGACAGATTGACTTACGCGGGTGGAATAAGACTAGAGACTTTCTATCAGTCGTCATCTCTTTTCCCCGGCGTAGCCCACTGTTTTCAGGAGCTAGGGAGGGTTACTTGCTCATGCGGAAATATCGTTTCCATGCGCAGTTTCGCCAGAATCGTC is a window of Aspergillus nidulans FGSC A4 chromosome VI DNA encoding:
- a CDS encoding uncharacterized protein (transcript_id=CADANIAT00010435) encodes the protein MDGIDEADQMPVEAAPEDSDPLCYICSCGLRRGKEMTTDRKSLVLFHPLPWDENSGIIQSKKGHIDKALCATALRDEASAAGVGHALKQDRLRGLVIHARCWQVLLNHKIWALTNGDIRLIMEALRRKSVRDWQWKTPLRPAGMKLHEKASAVGLKKGDPFYSPRVLCMIRHARRRTRARLLIDRQSNNTYLRLDLLPTEILYLIANRLSSSDVVATQEAMGLYFGDAYWRSRIPSNFFHEVKGLREQTLDWEYLCLKLELLASHRYWGYAHNELLGRHWVLTQLDEVAKLVVH